The Arachis hypogaea cultivar Tifrunner chromosome 16, arahy.Tifrunner.gnm2.J5K5, whole genome shotgun sequence genome contains a region encoding:
- the LOC112758440 gene encoding uncharacterized protein → MGRHSCCYKQKLRKGLWSPEEDEKLLRHITKYGHGCWSSVPKQAGLQRCGKSCRLRWINYLRPDLKRGTFSQEEENLIIELHAVLGNRWSQIAAQLPGRTDNEIKNLWNSCLKKKLRQRGIDPVTHKPLSELSEEKSQIQEKALSNDNELNLLRSESSNKSDGASSYDHQQQQQQQQQQGFVPTSEMEGSSSTNKDIFLDTTTRFMANTCSDFMGNYNMSYASSSSNVTVTDNNWFTQTSRPSFDINSDFTSSSSFLPGSFCYKPESLKNTNMLSSSSSSWGLITDCSMEEAEEAKWSEYLHNQMLMLAAVQNNNNNNNNNNQASLCNEIKPLPSTTTVTTTPPPHLVPDTLGAIMLPHSKNQHHHTSQTSSTTTFSKDIQNLTAAFGHI, encoded by the exons ATGGGAAGACACTCTTGCTGTTACAAGCAGAAGCTTCGGAAGGGTCTATGGTCTCCTGAAGAGGATGAAAAGCTTCTGAGGCATATCACTAAGTACGGTCATGGATGTTGGAGCTCTGTTCCTAAGCAAGCAG GTTTGCAGAGGTGTGGTAAGAGTTGCAGGCTTAGGTGGATCAATTACTTAAGGCCTGATTTAAAGAGAGGTACATTTTCTCAGGAGGAAGAAAATCTCATCATTGAACTTCATGCTGTGTTAGGGAATAG ATGGTCTCAGATTGCGGCGCAGCTTCCGGGGAGGACAGACAATGAAATCAAGAATCTGTGGAATTcatgcttgaagaagaagctgAGGCAAAGAGGCATAGACCCTGTTACACACAAGCCATTATCTGAATTGTCAGAGGAGAAGAGCCAGATACAAGAGAAAGCATTGTCCAATGATAATGAATTGAACTTGTTGAGATCAGAGAGTTCCAATAAGTCTGATGGAGCTTCTTCCTAtgatcatcaacaacaacaacaacaacaacaacaacaaggatTTGTTCCAACATCAGAGATGGAAGGTTCTTCTTCCACTAACAAGGACATTTTCCTTGACACTACAACAAGGTTCATGGCTAACACTTGCTCAGATTTTATGGGCAACTACAACATGAGTTATGCATCATCATCTTCCAATGTCACTGTCACCGACAACAATTGGTTCACACAAACATCAAGGCCTTCTTTTGATATCAACTCAGATTtcacctcatcatcatcattcctacCTGGTTCCTTTTGCTACAAGCCAGAATCTCTCAAGAACACCAacatgctttcttcttcttcttcttcatgggGATTGATCACAGATTGCAGCATGGAAGAAGCAGAAGAGGCAAAGTGGTCTGAGTATCTTCACAATCAAATGTTGATGCTTGCAGCTGttcagaacaacaacaacaacaacaacaacaacaaccaagcTTCTTTATGCAATGAGATAAAGCCTCTTCCTTCAACCACCACAGTAAcaacaacaccaccaccacaTTTGGTTCCTGATACTTTAGGGGCTATCATGTTACCTCATTCCAAGAATCAACATCACCATACATCACAAACTTCTTCTACCACCACCTTTTCCAAGGATATCCAGAACCTAACAGCAGCCTTTGGACATATATAA